A window from Marinagarivorans cellulosilyticus encodes these proteins:
- a CDS encoding spondin domain-containing protein: protein MKFKRLMTTAALPVLFAVGAGVSSNSHSAEISVSVTNLTYGMYFTPLFISAHNESVSLFEVGQVASPALEKMAELGMIGDLDTYTSDMGAVNALNPVGEANFLPSGQTSPMVDINTGSNDYLSVTAMLLPSNDGFIGLNGWKIPADKGTYHVMLNAYDAGTEANNELLGDGDENMPGDPTQQGGVNGMGVTTEDAPFVHIHRGSLGDDDTTGGISDLNNSVHRWLNPVARVTVIVK from the coding sequence ATGAAATTCAAACGCCTAATGACTACCGCCGCACTGCCTGTATTATTTGCTGTTGGTGCCGGAGTTTCTTCTAACTCTCACTCTGCCGAGATATCCGTTAGCGTAACCAACTTAACCTATGGTATGTATTTCACCCCATTATTTATTAGCGCACATAACGAATCCGTTTCTTTATTTGAGGTGGGGCAAGTGGCTTCACCGGCGTTAGAAAAAATGGCAGAGCTCGGTATGATCGGCGATCTCGATACATATACTAGTGACATGGGCGCTGTTAATGCGTTAAACCCTGTGGGCGAGGCAAATTTTTTACCTTCAGGCCAAACCTCACCCATGGTCGATATTAATACTGGCAGCAATGATTACCTCAGTGTTACAGCAATGCTTTTACCGTCAAATGACGGTTTTATTGGTTTGAATGGCTGGAAAATCCCTGCCGATAAAGGCACCTATCATGTGATGCTAAATGCCTACGATGCCGGAACGGAGGCGAATAATGAGTTGCTTGGTGACGGCGACGAAAATATGCCTGGTGATCCAACGCAACAAGGTGGGGTAAATGGTATGGGGGTTACTACCGAAGATGCGCCATTTGTTCATATTCACCGAGGAAGCTTAGGCGACGATGATACAACAGGCGGCATTAGCGACTTGAATAATAGCGTGCATCGCTGGTTGAATCCGGTTGCCCGAGTCACAGTAATTGTCAAATAG
- the acs gene encoding acetate--CoA ligase, whose protein sequence is MTSTPYPVPSTFEKDSHINAEQYQLLYRQSIEQPEVFWAEQATNFLSWSTPFTQVREFDFEKGHAQWFADGELNVAYNCIDRHLTEKADATAFIMERDEPGKSFEVSYRELHLQVCKLANALKTLGVRKGDRVCIYMPMICEAAYAMLACARIGAVHSVVFGGFSPEALKDRILDSECSLVITADEGVRGGRLVPLKANVDKAVADCDCVQNVLVLKHTGADLPKQPRDVCYHEATACESADCPPEAMAAEDPLFILYTSGSTGKPKGVLHTTGGYLLQAAMTFKYVFDYEPGEVYWCTADVGWITGHSYCVYGPLAVGATSLIFEGVPTYPTASRCWDVVDEHKVAIFYTAPTALRALMGQGDDFVTASSRKSLRLLGTVGEPINPEAWQWYYNVVGDARCPIVDTWWQTETGAHMLAPLPGAMALKPGSAALPFFGVEPVILDADGVELTGACQGNLAIRSSWPSQIRTVYGDHQRLIDTYFSTYKGYYFTSDGARRDEDGYYWITGRVDDVLNVSGHRLGTAEIESALVAHPSVAEAAVVGYPHPIKGQGIYAYVTLMQGVDADQVEKKALIDVCTQEIGPIAKPDIIQWAPGLPKTRSGKIMRRILRKIAEGDLESLGDTSTLADPSVVDSLIANRQSS, encoded by the coding sequence ATGACATCCACTCCTTACCCTGTTCCTAGTACATTCGAAAAAGATTCACACATCAATGCTGAACAGTACCAGTTGCTTTACCGCCAGTCGATAGAGCAGCCAGAGGTGTTTTGGGCGGAGCAAGCGACAAATTTTTTGAGTTGGTCAACGCCCTTTACTCAGGTGCGTGAGTTCGACTTTGAAAAAGGGCATGCGCAATGGTTTGCTGATGGCGAGCTGAATGTTGCTTACAACTGCATTGACCGGCACCTAACTGAAAAAGCCGATGCCACGGCTTTTATTATGGAGCGAGACGAGCCAGGTAAAAGTTTTGAGGTAAGCTACCGAGAGTTACACCTTCAGGTTTGCAAATTGGCAAATGCACTTAAAACCTTGGGTGTTCGAAAAGGTGATCGCGTTTGTATATACATGCCTATGATTTGCGAGGCCGCCTATGCGATGTTGGCTTGTGCAAGAATTGGAGCGGTACATTCTGTAGTTTTTGGTGGTTTTTCGCCGGAAGCGCTAAAAGATAGGATTTTAGATAGTGAGTGCAGCCTAGTTATTACAGCGGACGAAGGCGTTCGTGGTGGCAGGCTTGTACCTTTAAAGGCCAATGTTGATAAGGCCGTGGCAGATTGTGACTGCGTACAGAATGTTCTGGTATTAAAGCATACTGGGGCCGATCTTCCAAAGCAGCCTCGTGATGTGTGCTATCACGAGGCTACAGCTTGCGAGAGCGCCGATTGCCCACCTGAAGCCATGGCGGCAGAAGACCCTCTTTTTATTTTATACACCAGCGGTTCTACCGGAAAACCTAAAGGCGTGCTTCACACAACCGGTGGCTATTTATTGCAAGCAGCCATGACATTTAAATATGTTTTCGATTATGAGCCTGGCGAAGTGTACTGGTGCACGGCCGATGTCGGTTGGATTACAGGACATAGCTACTGTGTATATGGCCCGTTGGCTGTGGGTGCGACGAGTTTAATTTTTGAAGGTGTGCCCACATATCCAACGGCCTCTCGTTGCTGGGATGTGGTTGATGAGCACAAGGTTGCTATTTTCTACACGGCCCCGACAGCATTGCGCGCGCTAATGGGGCAGGGGGATGACTTTGTTACGGCATCATCGCGCAAAAGTCTACGGCTGTTGGGCACAGTAGGTGAGCCGATTAACCCCGAGGCATGGCAGTGGTATTACAATGTTGTTGGGGATGCCCGCTGCCCCATTGTTGATACTTGGTGGCAAACTGAAACCGGAGCACATATGTTGGCGCCATTACCTGGTGCCATGGCTCTAAAGCCGGGTTCAGCTGCGTTGCCATTTTTTGGCGTTGAACCTGTAATTCTTGATGCTGATGGTGTTGAGCTAACGGGAGCCTGCCAAGGGAATTTAGCCATTCGAAGCTCTTGGCCTAGCCAAATTCGCACTGTTTATGGCGACCATCAACGTCTTATCGATACTTATTTCAGCACTTATAAAGGTTATTACTTCACCAGTGATGGTGCGCGCCGTGATGAAGATGGCTACTACTGGATTACAGGCCGCGTAGATGATGTCTTGAATGTCAGCGGTCACCGGCTAGGGACTGCGGAAATTGAAAGCGCCTTGGTGGCACACCCAAGCGTGGCCGAGGCTGCTGTTGTCGGTTACCCGCATCCGATCAAGGGGCAGGGGATATATGCGTACGTTACCTTGATGCAAGGCGTCGATGCGGATCAGGTCGAAAAGAAAGCGTTAATCGATGTTTGCACGCAAGAGATTGGCCCTATTGCTAAGCCCGATATTATTCAGTGGGCACCGGGTTTGCCGAAAACGCGCTCGGGTAAAATTATGCGTCGCATATTACGCAAAATAGCCGAGGGTGACCTTGAGTCCTTGGGGGATACCTCAACACTGGCCGACCCAAGTGTGGTGGATAGCCTAATTGCAAATCGCCAGTCAAGCTAG
- a CDS encoding methyl-accepting chemotaxis protein, which yields MFFARGKQEALDELERENRQLKERLTDLQQELSSAQELARNTPPPEDTSHRDELNQLWLQSSGAINAIQQDLAHSAVNLTESRNEFEQSQAMFDQIMGLLGTTTNTTSTISKDTTEVAAAVNNLKSVTEGINGFVSMIQGISEQTNLLALNAAIEAARAGEQGRGFAVVADEVRSLAQRSAEATNEIAALINKVNTEMDNVVGGIDRVGEKSHTVSSNTQGIEETTSSLVQLAKKMFGVIDASTDDAFVQTIKMDHMAWKLEVYKVLLGQSHSQANDFSDADQCRLGQWYNNGEGAKKYASQSAYKALESPHREVHTQGKNAVNAYHRNDFSGAVACVRQMENASQQVTSQLDRLAESMR from the coding sequence ATGTTTTTTGCTCGAGGAAAACAAGAAGCGCTAGACGAATTAGAGCGAGAAAATCGCCAGCTAAAGGAAAGGCTTACCGACCTTCAGCAAGAGCTCTCCAGCGCACAAGAGTTAGCGCGCAATACTCCACCACCGGAGGATACAAGCCACCGCGACGAGCTTAACCAGCTTTGGCTACAGTCGAGCGGGGCTATTAATGCCATTCAACAAGACCTTGCACATTCTGCCGTTAACCTGACAGAGAGCCGCAACGAGTTTGAACAATCGCAAGCCATGTTCGATCAAATAATGGGATTGCTAGGCACCACCACCAACACCACAAGCACCATCAGCAAAGATACCACCGAGGTGGCGGCCGCAGTTAATAACCTCAAAAGTGTAACTGAAGGTATTAATGGCTTTGTATCGATGATTCAAGGCATCTCAGAACAAACTAACCTGCTAGCATTGAATGCTGCCATTGAAGCCGCGCGCGCTGGCGAGCAAGGCCGAGGCTTTGCCGTTGTCGCAGATGAGGTAAGAAGCTTGGCTCAGCGTTCAGCTGAAGCTACCAACGAAATTGCAGCACTGATCAACAAAGTGAATACGGAAATGGATAACGTCGTCGGCGGTATTGACCGCGTTGGCGAAAAGTCTCATACCGTTAGCAGCAACACTCAAGGCATTGAGGAAACAACCAGCAGCCTAGTACAGCTTGCCAAGAAAATGTTTGGCGTGATCGATGCCTCGACCGACGACGCTTTTGTACAAACCATTAAAATGGACCATATGGCTTGGAAGCTAGAAGTCTACAAAGTGCTTTTGGGGCAATCTCATTCACAAGCCAATGATTTTTCCGATGCCGACCAATGCCGCCTAGGCCAATGGTATAACAACGGCGAAGGCGCGAAGAAATATGCAAGCCAAAGTGCCTACAAAGCCTTGGAGAGCCCACACCGCGAAGTCCATACCCAAGGTAAAAATGCAGTCAATGCTTACCACCGCAACGACTTTTCAGGTGCCGTTGCCTGCGTAAGACAGATGGAAAATGCCAGCCAACAGGTCACCTCACAACTCGACAGGCTTGCAGAAAGCATGCGCTAA
- a CDS encoding glutamate-5-semialdehyde dehydrogenase produces the protein MNISDYMAYVGRNARQASRAIAKATTQEKNAALLSIAKQLDASRDQLLQQNALDMSAGRSAGLDDALLDRLELTEERIDGMIEGLKQVAALPDPCGEITDMSYRPSGIQLGKMRVPLGVVGIIYESRPNVTIDAASLCLKSGNAAILRGGSEAIHSNKAIATAVKAGLIESGLPETCVQVIETTDRAAVGALITSSEYVDVIVPRGGKGLIERISNEASVPVIKHLDGICHVYIDDDADLDKAHRVALNSKTHRYGVCNAMETLLVAQSVASSILPRLAEDYIAKGVELRGCAATCSIISACSAASEEDWSTEYLAPILSIKVVAGIDEAIAHINQYSSQHTESIITENYTTARRFLREVDSSSVMVNASTRFADGFEYGLGAEIGISTDKIHARGPVGLEGLTSQKWIVFGDGHIR, from the coding sequence ATGAATATCTCAGACTATATGGCCTATGTTGGCCGCAATGCGCGCCAAGCGTCTAGAGCCATCGCTAAGGCGACAACACAAGAAAAGAATGCCGCGCTGCTCTCTATTGCTAAGCAGTTAGATGCATCGCGTGATCAGCTGTTGCAGCAAAACGCATTAGATATGAGCGCAGGCCGAAGTGCCGGCTTAGACGATGCCTTACTCGACCGCTTAGAGCTTACCGAAGAGCGCATCGATGGGATGATTGAAGGCCTCAAACAGGTGGCCGCGTTACCTGACCCTTGTGGTGAAATAACCGATATGAGCTACCGTCCAAGTGGCATACAACTCGGCAAAATGCGCGTCCCACTTGGGGTTGTCGGCATCATTTATGAGTCTCGCCCAAATGTAACAATAGATGCAGCTAGCTTGTGTTTGAAGTCTGGTAATGCGGCTATTTTACGCGGTGGCAGCGAAGCTATTCATTCGAATAAAGCCATTGCAACAGCGGTAAAGGCCGGCTTGATTGAAAGCGGCTTACCCGAAACCTGCGTGCAGGTCATTGAAACGACAGATCGCGCAGCAGTGGGAGCGCTAATCACTAGCAGCGAGTATGTTGATGTCATTGTGCCGCGCGGTGGCAAGGGTTTAATCGAGCGTATTAGCAACGAGGCTTCCGTGCCTGTGATTAAGCATCTCGATGGCATTTGCCATGTCTACATTGACGACGATGCTGATTTAGATAAGGCGCATCGCGTTGCGCTAAATTCTAAAACCCACCGCTATGGCGTTTGCAATGCGATGGAAACACTTTTGGTTGCGCAGTCTGTTGCATCGAGCATTCTCCCGCGTTTAGCGGAAGACTATATTGCAAAGGGCGTAGAGCTTCGCGGGTGTGCGGCTACCTGTAGCATTATTAGTGCGTGCAGTGCTGCCTCTGAAGAAGACTGGAGTACAGAGTACTTGGCGCCAATTTTATCCATTAAAGTGGTTGCCGGTATTGATGAGGCCATAGCACATATTAACCAGTATAGTTCGCAACACACCGAGTCGATTATCACTGAAAATTACACCACGGCAAGGCGCTTCTTGCGTGAGGTCGATTCCAGCTCTGTCATGGTCAATGCATCAACCCGTTTTGCCGATGGTTTTGAGTACGGCCTAGGTGCAGAGATTGGCATTTCTACCGATAAAATACACGCACGCGGCCCTGTTGGCTTGGAAGGTTTAACATCGCAAAAATGGATTGTTTTTGGTGATGGCCATATTCGATAG
- a CDS encoding response regulator transcription factor, with protein sequence MSQSNMPSQPRLLLVEDDKDINQLICLNLEALDFNVTSCENGREGLALAVEGGFDLMILDVMLPEMDGLTLCKRLRQSKNFTPILMLTAKNSEADRVIGLEVGADDYLSKPFSILELQARVKAMLRRVQFNHYQDPVANTVDTFGELTIDRNKRRVSLRGDEVHLTAKEFDLLLYLACSPGRVYSRGDLLDAVWGYKHSGYEHTVNSHINRLRSKLEEDPANPIYVLTVWGVGYKFNG encoded by the coding sequence ATGTCACAGTCAAACATGCCATCGCAACCACGATTGTTATTGGTCGAAGATGATAAAGATATTAACCAACTGATTTGTCTTAATTTAGAGGCATTAGATTTTAACGTCACCAGCTGTGAAAACGGTAGGGAGGGCCTAGCACTGGCGGTAGAGGGTGGTTTCGATTTAATGATTCTTGATGTGATGTTGCCGGAAATGGACGGTTTGACACTGTGCAAACGGCTAAGGCAAAGCAAAAATTTTACACCGATATTGATGTTGACGGCTAAAAACTCAGAAGCAGATCGTGTAATTGGCCTAGAAGTCGGCGCAGACGATTACTTATCAAAGCCCTTTAGTATTTTAGAGTTGCAAGCGCGTGTTAAAGCGATGTTGCGGCGGGTACAGTTTAATCACTACCAAGACCCCGTGGCTAACACGGTGGATACGTTTGGTGAGCTAACAATCGATCGAAATAAGCGGCGGGTTTCTCTTAGAGGAGACGAGGTACATTTAACAGCAAAAGAGTTCGATTTATTGCTCTATTTGGCGTGCTCGCCTGGGCGAGTTTATAGCCGCGGTGATTTACTTGATGCCGTGTGGGGCTACAAACACAGCGGCTATGAGCACACCGTGAATTCACACATTAATCGCCTGCGATCAAAACTCGAAGAAGATCCGGCCAACCCTATTTATGTATTAACGGTTTGGGGCGTGGGGTATAAATTCAATGGTTAA
- a CDS encoding zinc transporter ZntB, with amino-acid sequence MRESGLVCGYVVDDQGRSTPIDLADVPNWKPEQGFLWLHFDIREAAARDWLALKSGLSDVAIQTLLCEETRPHVWRENNSVVMALRGINLNPNADPEDMVAVRVYADEHRIITTRRRSLKALRELAASMHNGVGPGSVAVMLAELTGQLTVQLLDAIETLEDKMDALEEVILDDAKKQRRVHVMELRRKCILLRRYLAPQREALARLYIEPLSWLSERQRMQQRNIADQLVRYVESLDAIKDRAAVVQEELASRVADQLNTRMYILSMVAALFLPLSFILSIFDLQIGGLPLTDYPYGAIAMSVVLVCTVTTQVIIFKRKGWL; translated from the coding sequence GTGAGAGAGTCTGGTTTGGTTTGTGGTTATGTGGTTGATGATCAAGGACGTTCTACCCCTATTGATCTGGCGGATGTTCCAAATTGGAAGCCCGAGCAGGGTTTTTTATGGTTGCATTTTGATATCCGTGAAGCCGCTGCCCGCGATTGGCTGGCCCTTAAAAGCGGCTTGAGCGATGTTGCAATTCAAACTCTGCTGTGTGAGGAAACTAGGCCACACGTTTGGCGTGAAAATAATTCGGTAGTGATGGCATTGCGGGGAATTAATCTCAACCCCAATGCCGACCCTGAAGATATGGTGGCAGTGCGAGTTTATGCGGATGAGCACCGTATTATCACAACCCGCCGGCGCTCGTTAAAAGCGTTACGCGAACTCGCGGCTTCTATGCACAATGGTGTCGGCCCTGGATCAGTCGCGGTGATGCTGGCAGAGCTTACGGGCCAATTAACCGTGCAGTTGCTCGATGCCATTGAAACGCTTGAAGATAAAATGGATGCCTTGGAAGAAGTCATTCTCGATGATGCCAAAAAGCAGCGTCGAGTGCACGTTATGGAATTGAGGCGTAAATGCATTTTGTTGCGGCGATATTTGGCCCCTCAGCGCGAGGCATTGGCTAGGCTCTATATCGAGCCATTGTCGTGGCTCAGTGAGCGCCAACGAATGCAACAGCGAAATATCGCCGATCAATTAGTGCGTTATGTGGAATCTCTCGATGCAATAAAAGATCGCGCAGCAGTGGTTCAAGAAGAGTTGGCAAGCCGCGTTGCCGACCAACTAAATACCCGTATGTATATCTTATCGATGGTGGCTGCGCTTTTTCTTCCCTTAAGCTTTATTCTAAGCATTTTTGATCTTCAAATTGGCGGTTTGCCGCTGACGGACTACCCTTATGGTGCTATTGCTATGTCGGTGGTACTTGTTTGTACGGTAACAACCCAGGTCATTATATTTAAACGCAAGGGTTGGCTTTAG
- the slyD gene encoding peptidylprolyl isomerase — protein MKIANDLAVAIHYTLTDESGETIDSSAGAEPLTYLQGHANIIPGLERELEGCAVGDKKVVTVQPADGYGEHDENLVQAVPREMFSGVDSIEVGMEFQVQGPQGEQFVEVTEVSEETITVDGNHVLAGKVLNFDVEVVDVREATQEELEHGHIHGEGCSH, from the coding sequence GTGAAAATTGCTAATGATTTAGCCGTCGCCATCCATTACACACTCACCGACGAAAGCGGTGAGACTATCGACTCATCAGCCGGCGCAGAGCCTTTAACTTATCTGCAAGGTCACGCCAATATCATTCCTGGGTTAGAGCGTGAACTAGAAGGTTGTGCTGTGGGTGATAAAAAAGTCGTTACTGTTCAGCCTGCGGACGGTTACGGCGAGCACGATGAAAACTTAGTGCAAGCGGTGCCACGCGAAATGTTCTCGGGCGTAGATAGCATTGAAGTTGGCATGGAGTTTCAAGTACAAGGGCCACAGGGCGAGCAGTTTGTAGAGGTTACTGAAGTTAGCGAGGAAACCATCACTGTGGATGGCAATCATGTATTAGCCGGTAAAGTGCTTAATTTTGATGTTGAGGTTGTTGATGTGCGCGAAGCAACCCAAGAAGAGCTTGAGCATGGCCATATTCATGGTGAAGGCTGCAGCCACTAA
- the rsfS gene encoding ribosome silencing factor: MTKPLKDIVKSALEDIKGERIVEIDVIGVSDVADTLVICSGASNRQVKSLANNVLDDAKKAGFRPIGVEGMDVGEWVLVDFGSVVVHVMLPNARDFYELEKLWSKVPANQIPERD; this comes from the coding sequence ATGACCAAACCATTAAAAGATATTGTTAAAAGCGCCCTTGAAGATATCAAAGGCGAAAGAATTGTCGAAATAGATGTTATCGGGGTCTCCGATGTAGCAGACACCTTGGTTATTTGCTCTGGCGCGTCGAATCGCCAAGTTAAGTCATTGGCAAATAACGTATTGGATGATGCTAAAAAAGCAGGGTTCCGTCCAATTGGTGTGGAAGGTATGGATGTTGGCGAATGGGTGCTTGTTGATTTTGGCTCTGTCGTTGTTCATGTGATGTTGCCAAATGCGCGCGATTTTTATGAGCTTGAAAAGTTGTGGTCTAAAGTGCCTGCAAACCAAATTCCCGAGCGTGATTAG
- a CDS encoding ATP-binding protein, with amino-acid sequence MVKLTNTLYAKLALCLTVIFLIVGSLSANMLFNASTAHQRLVTQHLHCDLAKLVNKEYKLFNDAGLDLDAAKMIFMKLMVLGPNFEFYVLNPEGQVLAYSADPSVVKRKQVDLAPLKYFMDSKKIDSPILGDNPRSLEQKKIFSAAPIVKDDQVIGYLYVILGSDIFDAFYESLSESKMLRSGFWLVISSLCFGLLASLVVISLITRPLRKLSKSIQQARDEGFTKEGGRNASLTLQGWDQNSRNEIHVLGSSFKALLERLEEQYQQVITIDDLRKELLTHISHDLRTPLASLLGYLETWTLNHKTIPIEKSEQYIDIATRNAQKIANLIEQLFELAHLDSGNVQVNRETFSVAELAQDVLQKFTIEAQQKHIVLSVEPKDTSILVKGDIEKLERVFTNLIENALRHTPVDGSVTVRLSKNGHFVAIDVEDTGIGIPQEDIPHIFNAHFKAGNSVRGNSAHGGIGLAITKKIIDLHQSEISVTSHVDRGTTFSFMLPFGN; translated from the coding sequence ATGGTTAAATTAACAAATACTTTGTACGCCAAGTTGGCCCTTTGCTTAACGGTAATTTTTTTGATTGTGGGTTCGTTAAGCGCCAACATGTTATTTAATGCATCCACAGCGCATCAGCGCTTGGTAACCCAACATCTTCATTGCGATCTAGCAAAGCTTGTCAATAAAGAATACAAACTTTTCAACGATGCCGGCTTAGATTTAGATGCTGCCAAAATGATCTTTATGAAACTGATGGTGCTTGGTCCAAACTTTGAGTTCTATGTTTTGAATCCCGAAGGGCAAGTGCTGGCGTATTCTGCGGACCCTTCGGTTGTTAAACGCAAGCAGGTTGACCTCGCGCCGTTAAAATATTTTATGGACAGCAAAAAAATAGATTCCCCTATTTTGGGCGATAATCCGCGTTCGCTAGAGCAAAAAAAAATATTCTCTGCGGCACCGATTGTTAAAGATGATCAAGTGATTGGTTATTTATATGTCATATTGGGGAGCGATATTTTTGATGCATTTTACGAGTCCTTGTCGGAAAGTAAGATGTTGCGCTCTGGGTTTTGGTTGGTAATTTCTAGTCTTTGTTTTGGCTTGCTGGCAAGTTTAGTGGTGATATCACTGATTACACGGCCCTTACGCAAATTATCCAAATCAATTCAGCAAGCTCGGGACGAAGGTTTTACAAAAGAGGGTGGGCGTAACGCGAGTTTGACACTGCAGGGGTGGGATCAGAACAGCCGCAACGAAATTCACGTGTTGGGCAGTAGCTTTAAAGCGTTGTTGGAGCGTTTAGAAGAGCAATATCAACAAGTGATTACCATTGATGATTTGCGTAAAGAGCTGTTAACGCATATTTCCCATGACTTAAGAACACCATTGGCATCCCTGCTGGGCTACCTAGAGACTTGGACCTTAAACCACAAAACAATACCTATTGAAAAAAGTGAACAATACATCGATATAGCCACCCGCAACGCTCAAAAGATTGCCAATTTGATTGAGCAGCTGTTTGAGTTGGCGCACTTGGATTCTGGCAATGTACAGGTCAACCGCGAAACCTTTTCGGTAGCGGAGCTGGCGCAAGATGTTTTACAAAAATTCACAATAGAGGCACAGCAAAAACATATTGTGTTATCGGTCGAGCCTAAAGATACCTCGATTCTGGTCAAAGGTGATATTGAAAAGCTTGAGCGGGTGTTTACCAACCTTATAGAAAATGCACTTCGTCATACCCCCGTTGATGGCAGTGTGACGGTGAGGCTCTCGAAAAATGGACACTTTGTGGCTATTGATGTGGAAGATACGGGTATTGGCATTCCACAAGAAGATATCCCCCATATATTTAATGCGCACTTTAAAGCGGGTAACAGTGTGCGTGGTAATAGCGCTCATGGCGGCATTGGTTTAGCTATCACTAAAAAAATCATTGACCTTCATCAGAGTGAAATATCAGTCACAAGCCATGTCGATAGAGGTACCACTTTTAGCTTTATGCTGCCGTTTGGGAACTAG
- a CDS encoding spondin domain-containing protein: MHNFQIKRFNVALSTFAPLSLSALLVACGGSNNYEPPVTTMAQYQVSITNGSAKQLLAPAAVLLNTQPLNLWAIGSPASPALEQLAESGSPDALLASVLASDSASAGPTAAGASNAVILSLPASMPAYISFASMPVYTNDGFVGLQNIDVSSLMLGESMHMAVPVYDAGTEANTESLNTLPGPDVGGEGFDAERDDIHNYVTRHAGVVSFDGGLTTSVLDESYRFDSGSFYLKVTRTQ, translated from the coding sequence ATGCATAACTTTCAGATAAAACGATTTAATGTAGCCCTAAGTACTTTTGCTCCGCTATCGCTATCCGCCTTATTGGTGGCTTGCGGAGGGAGTAACAATTATGAGCCTCCAGTAACGACAATGGCGCAATACCAAGTTTCAATAACAAATGGCAGTGCAAAACAGTTGTTAGCGCCGGCAGCGGTATTATTAAATACCCAACCGCTAAACCTGTGGGCTATTGGCTCGCCAGCATCGCCAGCACTGGAGCAACTTGCCGAAAGCGGCTCGCCAGATGCCTTGCTTGCAAGTGTGCTGGCGAGTGATAGTGCATCGGCAGGTCCAACGGCAGCAGGCGCTAGTAATGCTGTTATTTTGTCTTTACCCGCGTCGATGCCGGCGTATATTTCTTTTGCATCGATGCCAGTTTATACCAACGATGGTTTTGTAGGACTGCAAAATATTGATGTCAGCAGTTTGATGCTGGGGGAGTCTATGCACATGGCGGTACCGGTATACGATGCCGGTACTGAGGCCAATACAGAATCGCTCAACACACTGCCGGGCCCCGATGTTGGTGGTGAAGGCTTTGATGCTGAGCGCGATGATATTCACAATTATGTGACTCGACATGCAGGCGTGGTGAGCTTTGACGGTGGCCTAACAACATCCGTATTGGATGAAAGCTACCGTTTTGATAGTGGTAGCTTTTACCTGAAAGTGACACGGACTCAATAA
- the nadD gene encoding nicotinate-nucleotide adenylyltransferase — MYFGGTFDPIHNGHLQSALCAGQLLNVANVGFVPCHITPHKDQPRTSSQHRLAMLECALKTIASNPTGMNVHVEDYELKHDRSSYTLHTLQYLRQLHGANTPLFWLIGMDSLITLDRWYGWQQLLQYAHIAVVNRPGYLAPSDGVLGHWWAQHRASLRDIAGSACGKCILLNTEEMDLSSTTIRRLIEQQRRCKETSLQITQLVPQAVAEYINQHKLYLTSDTEKS, encoded by the coding sequence TTGTATTTTGGCGGCACTTTTGATCCTATTCATAACGGTCATTTGCAATCGGCGTTATGCGCTGGGCAACTTTTAAATGTCGCTAACGTCGGTTTTGTGCCTTGCCATATTACACCGCATAAAGATCAGCCGCGTACCAGTAGCCAGCACCGTTTGGCAATGCTTGAATGCGCATTAAAAACCATCGCGTCGAATCCTACAGGGATGAATGTGCACGTTGAAGATTATGAACTCAAGCATGATCGTTCTTCATACACGTTACATACGCTGCAGTACTTACGGCAATTGCATGGCGCCAATACGCCGCTTTTTTGGTTGATTGGCATGGATAGCTTAATAACACTTGACCGCTGGTATGGCTGGCAGCAACTTTTGCAGTATGCGCACATTGCTGTGGTAAATCGGCCCGGCTATTTGGCACCTAGTGACGGCGTATTGGGGCATTGGTGGGCTCAGCATCGCGCATCGCTGCGGGATATTGCCGGTAGTGCTTGCGGTAAATGCATACTGCTAAATACAGAAGAAATGGATTTATCTTCAACAACTATTCGCCGGCTTATAGAGCAACAAAGGCGGTGCAAAGAAACATCATTACAGATTACTCAGCTCGTGCCGCAAGCCGTGGCTGAATATATTAATCAACATAAACTTTATTTAACGAGCGATACCGAAAAATCATGA